One part of the Candidatus Micrarchaeia archaeon genome encodes these proteins:
- the glmS gene encoding glutamine--fructose-6-phosphate transaminase (isomerizing): MCGIIGYAGFRKASEVILQGLKTLEYRGYDSAGIAIAGENSIEIRKDAGRVDDVANSLMFTSLEGHIALGHSRWATHGRVCKENAHPHSSCSKSIALVHNGVIENYLPLKQDLLSKGHKFDSETDSEVVAHLIEENAKSMPLEKAFFEAIRALRGSYAIVAISTGSEKLFAARRNSPLILGLGEKENMLASDIPAVLPYTKRVIPIGDESIVVASAGEYAIYSLDGKKLEPMIMEVNWSAEVAEKGGFQHFMLKEIHEQKTVLHESLATDVEEARKLISKARSVHILACGTSYHAAIAFSILLEKHMGLNAKPFIASEYQFIANPGKETLVIAISQSGETADTLQAVKYAKSNGAKILSITNVVGSSIVRASDMVVYLHAGPEVSVAATKTFSSQLAVIYKLAFGGRGLSSIPEIVQNALAREQDVKRLSEKLKEKENIFFLGRGLSYPIAMEGALKLKELSYLHAEAYPGGELKHGPLSLIAKGVPVIALAPSDETLPKIHGNIKEVKARGAFVIALTSDPDVMKEVDVALEIQKTPAGLHPFATLPLLQLLAYYTSTSRGIDPDRPRNLAKSVTVE, from the coding sequence ATGTGCGGCATTATAGGTTATGCTGGATTCAGGAAGGCTTCGGAAGTGATACTGCAGGGGCTGAAGACTCTGGAGTATAGGGGCTACGATTCGGCAGGAATAGCCATAGCAGGGGAAAACTCCATAGAGATAAGGAAGGACGCGGGAAGGGTGGATGATGTCGCTAATTCCCTTATGTTCACCTCGCTAGAAGGCCACATCGCCTTGGGTCACTCGAGATGGGCGACCCATGGGCGCGTGTGCAAGGAAAATGCCCATCCGCATTCCAGCTGCTCCAAAAGCATAGCCTTGGTCCATAATGGGGTAATAGAGAATTACCTCCCGCTGAAGCAGGATTTGCTTTCCAAAGGGCACAAGTTCGACAGCGAGACCGACAGCGAAGTGGTGGCCCATCTAATAGAGGAGAACGCGAAGTCCATGCCTCTGGAAAAGGCTTTTTTCGAGGCCATAAGGGCGCTCAGGGGCTCCTACGCGATTGTAGCAATCTCAACCGGTTCAGAGAAGCTTTTCGCTGCGAGGAGGAACAGCCCGCTCATACTTGGCCTGGGGGAAAAGGAGAACATGCTCGCCTCGGACATTCCAGCGGTACTGCCGTACACGAAACGCGTCATCCCCATAGGGGACGAGAGCATAGTGGTCGCGTCTGCGGGCGAATACGCAATATACTCGTTGGACGGGAAAAAGCTCGAGCCCATGATTATGGAGGTGAACTGGAGCGCCGAAGTCGCGGAAAAAGGCGGATTCCAGCATTTCATGCTCAAGGAAATCCACGAGCAGAAAACAGTTTTGCACGAGTCGCTCGCCACCGACGTGGAGGAAGCGCGCAAGCTAATCTCGAAGGCGCGGAGCGTGCACATACTCGCGTGCGGCACTTCCTACCACGCCGCCATCGCGTTCTCAATCCTGCTCGAGAAGCACATGGGGCTCAACGCGAAGCCGTTCATAGCCTCCGAGTACCAGTTCATAGCCAACCCGGGGAAGGAAACCCTGGTGATAGCGATTTCGCAGAGCGGCGAGACCGCGGACACGCTCCAGGCAGTGAAATACGCGAAATCGAACGGCGCGAAGATTCTTTCAATAACCAACGTGGTCGGTTCGAGCATAGTGCGCGCCTCGGACATGGTGGTCTACCTCCATGCGGGCCCTGAGGTGAGCGTCGCGGCCACCAAGACTTTCTCATCACAGCTCGCAGTCATATACAAGCTGGCTTTCGGGGGCAGGGGGCTTTCCTCAATCCCGGAGATAGTGCAGAACGCGCTGGCCCGGGAGCAGGACGTGAAGCGGCTTTCGGAAAAGCTGAAGGAAAAAGAGAATATATTCTTCCTCGGAAGGGGCCTTTCCTACCCGATAGCTATGGAGGGCGCGCTCAAATTGAAGGAACTTTCGTACCTCCATGCAGAAGCTTATCCTGGCGGTGAACTCAAGCACGGCCCGCTCAGCCTCATAGCCAAGGGAGTCCCGGTGATAGCGCTCGCGCCAAGCGACGAGACGCTCCCGAAGATACACGGGAACATAAAGGAGGTTAAGGCGAGAGGCGCCTTCGTGATAGCGCTCACCAGCGACCCGGACGTGATGAAAGAGGTTGACGTGGCCCTGGAGATACAAAAAACCCCTGCCGGGTTGCATCCGTTCGCGACGCTCCCGCTGCTGCAGCTTCTCGCGTACTACACCAGCACGTCGAGGGGCATAGACCCGGACAGGCCCAGGAACCTGGCCAAATCGGTCACGGTCGAATAG
- a CDS encoding carbonic anhydrase, whose amino-acid sequence MAVEKLLEGNMRFRSQPAQKDLAKMRAETLDGQAPYAIVLTCSDSRVPPEHIFDAGIGAIFVIRNAGNVADKVALGSIEYAAEHLHTPLLVVMGHEKCGAVKAAWELPEGQHAEGNIADIVKKIEKSVKKMKKKGKDIEDAARENVKNQMKTILRKSAICKKLVEEGKLKIVGAKYKLSDGSVEFF is encoded by the coding sequence ATGGCAGTGGAAAAATTGTTGGAAGGGAACATGAGATTCAGAAGCCAGCCTGCGCAGAAGGACCTTGCGAAGATGAGGGCTGAAACGCTGGACGGGCAGGCCCCGTACGCGATAGTGCTCACGTGCAGCGATTCGCGCGTGCCTCCGGAGCATATCTTTGATGCCGGCATAGGGGCGATATTCGTGATAAGGAACGCTGGCAACGTGGCTGACAAGGTGGCGCTCGGAAGCATAGAATACGCTGCTGAGCACCTGCACACGCCCCTGCTCGTGGTCATGGGGCATGAGAAATGCGGCGCGGTTAAAGCTGCATGGGAGCTTCCTGAAGGCCAGCACGCCGAGGGAAACATCGCGGACATAGTTAAAAAGATTGAGAAATCCGTGAAGAAGATGAAGAAGAAAGGCAAGGACATTGAGGATGCTGCGCGCGAGAATGTGAAGAACCAGATGAAGACGATATTAAGGAAGAGCGCGATATGCAAGAAGCTCGTGGAAGAAGGAAAACTCAAAATAGTGGGTGCGAAATACAAGCTTTCGGACGGGAGCGTTGAGTTCTTCTAG